In one window of Primulina tabacum isolate GXHZ01 chromosome 8, ASM2559414v2, whole genome shotgun sequence DNA:
- the LOC142554570 gene encoding uncharacterized protein LOC142554570: protein MRGQGYDGASNMSGAFNGLQALFLKDCPYAYYVHCFAHRLQLALVAAAEKDIAIWLFFSNLTTIVNLVTSSSKRNAELQSYQVNEIARSIVVGERETGRGANQIGTLQRAGTTRWSSRFDSICSLIDMYDANINVLENIIIDGTSTSMRGEAGGSLIVMKSFDFIFILHLIHKIMGITNLLCRALQQKSLDIISAMDLVSTTKELFLRLRNDGFDILLSCVKSFCTRLDVDIPEMSSHYKHSSRSCQKKDTITVEHHFHYDIFNVAIDFQLEELNSRFSDETVELLILSSALDPKDNFKWFNIDKICILAEKYYPEDFTEHEMHHLRCQLQHFELDVVCHEDFQKMSTISELCRGLFETKKLQHYNLIDKLIRLVLTLSVSTATTERAFSAMKHVKTVLRGKMGDCFLTDSMIIYIEREFSSNIDSDSIIDEYYTSKNRRSQIQ from the coding sequence ATGCGAGGTCAAGGGTATGATGGTGCTAGTAACATGAGTGGTGCTTTTAATGGATTGCAAGCTTTATTTCTTAAAGATTGCCCCTATGCATATTATGTACATTGTTTTGCCCATCGACTCCAACTAGCATTAGTTGCAGCAGCTGAAAAAGATATCGCTATATggctttttttttcaaatctgaCGACTATTGTCAATCTTGTTACATCTTCTTCCAAGCGCAATGCCGAGTTACAATCTTATCAAGTTAATGAAATTGCACGTTCTATTGTTGTCGGTGAACGCGAGACTGGGCGAGGAGCTAATCAGATTGGTACTTTGCAGCGAGCAGGTACTACTCGTTGGAGCTCCCGTTTTGATTCTATTTGCAGCTTGATAGATATGTATGATGCAAATATTAATGTGCTCGAAAACATTATCATTGATGGCACCTCTACTTCAATGCGCGGGGAAGCTGGTGGTTCATTAATAGTGATGAAGTCttttgatttcatttttattttgcatttGATACATAAAATTATGGGGATCACAAATTTGCTTTGCCGCGCCTTGCAACAAAAATCTCTCGATATCATAAGTGCAATGGATTTGGTCTCTACGACTAAAGAACTTTTCCTGAGATTGAGAAATGATGGTTTTGATATCCTTCTTTCGTGTGTCAAATCATTTTGCACAAGATTGGATGTCGACATACCGGAGATGAGTTCTCATTATAAGCATTCTAGTCGTTCATGCCAGAAAAAGGATACCATCACAGTTGAACATCACTTtcattatgatatatttaatgtTGCAATAGATTTTCAGTTGGAAGAGTTAAACTCTAGATTCAGTGATGAGACAGTTGAACTTCTAATTCTCAGCTCTGCTTTGGATCCAAAAGAtaattttaaatggttcaaCATTGACAAGATTTGTATTCTCGCTGAGAAGTATTATCCCGAGGACTTCACTGAACATGAAATGCATCATTTGAGGTGTCAGCTACAACATTTTGAGCTCGATGTAGTTTGTCATGAAGATTTTCAGAAAATGTCCACTATCTCAGAATTGTGCCGAGGGTTATTTGAAACAAAAAAGTTGCAACATTATAATTTAATTGACAAGTTGATCCGTCTAGTTTTAACTTTGTCTGTTTCCACGGCAACTACGGAGCGTGCATTTTCGGCTATGAAGCATGTTAAAACAGTTCTTCGTGGTAAAATGGGAGATTGTTTTCTGACAGATTCTATGATTATCTACATTGAGAGAGAGTTTTCTTCAAATATAGACTCAGATTCTATAATTGATGAATATTATACTTCGAAGAATCGTAGATCACAGATTCAATAG
- the LOC142554571 gene encoding uncharacterized protein LOC142554571, with protein sequence MSNQERKRRNNILSFFQPRIDNPSSSERIETHASIQIEEPGPPSKSQRVVFDETSLERDPGLRISMLRHPVNHRDEIRRAYIKMGPYQPKLSEYPRSESGKQHRRFQYTWFKKFPWLEYSPSKDAVFCFPCYLFELSEEQQSTFTIEGFRSWKRVNDGVKYSKKSVSLAATIECVHWLSLQECGLRGHDESSYSQNRGNFIEMSKLLGKWNASIGDVILDKAPGNARYTSPEVQKEILHIIGNRVRKKIRDEIGDSKFCILLDEAKDVSNKEQMAIILRFVDAHGFLRERFFKLCMFMTPQLQHSRKKYVMSSLDII encoded by the exons ATGTCAAATCAAGAGAGAAAGAGGAGAAacaatattttatcattttttcaaCCAAGAATTGATAATCCTTCATCATCCGAGAGGATCGAGACTCATGCATCCATTCAGATTGAGGAGCCCGGACCTCCTTCTAAATCTCAAAGAGTTGTGTTTGATGAAACTTCTCTTGAACGGGATCCTGGATTGCGTATTTCAATGTTGCGACATCCTGTTAATCATCGTGATGAAATCAGACGAGCTTATATCAAAATGGGGCCATATCAACCTAAATTGTCGGAATACCCACGGTCTGAATCAGGAAAGCAGCATCGTCGATTTCAATATACATGGTTTAAAAAGTTTCCATGGTTAGAGTATTCTCCTTCGAAGGATGCAGTATTTTGTTTTCCGTGCTATCTTTTTGAATTAAGTGAAGAGCAACAATCTACATTTACAATTGAAGGGTTTAGAAGTTGGAAACGCGTTAATGATGGAGTAAAGT ATTCAAAAAAATCGGTAAGCCTTGCAGCAACAATTGAGTGCGTCCATTGGCTTAGTTTACAAGAATGTGGATTGAGAGGTCATGATGAATCTTCATATTCCCAAAATCGTGGTAATTTCATTGAGATGTCAAAACTATTGGGGAAATGGAATGCTAGTATTGGTGATGTTATCTTAGACAAGGCTCCGGGAAATGCAAGATATACCTCACCAGAAGTTCAAAAAGAAATCTTGCATATTATTGGTAATAGAGTCAGAAAAAAAATTCGTGATGAAATTGGAGATTCTaagttttgtattttgttgGATGAAGCGAAAGATGTATCTAACAAAGAACAGATGGCTATAATTTTGAGATTTGTTGATGCCCATGGTTTTTTGCGGGAGCGTTTTTTCAAATTGTGCATGTTCATGACACCACAGCTGCAACACtcaagaaagaaatatgtgatgtCCTCACTAGATATAATCTAG